Proteins from one Candidatus Hydrogenedentota bacterium genomic window:
- a CDS encoding hydrogenase iron-sulfur subunit translates to MTEASTSEILVFICHRCIPTGTSVPRQWTQDGVHVRVIELPCSGKVDAQYLFHALEGGAQGLLVVTCPRGDCRLAQGNYRAEIRMLTVQRLLEEIGLEPQRAALLQCGPQDNLENLIQGAVKDLCALRESPLCTARQPVSEATTDTAT, encoded by the coding sequence ATGACTGAGGCCAGCACGTCAGAGATCCTGGTGTTCATCTGCCATCGGTGTATTCCCACGGGCACATCCGTGCCGCGTCAGTGGACGCAAGATGGTGTTCACGTTCGAGTCATTGAACTCCCCTGCAGCGGCAAGGTTGACGCGCAATACCTGTTCCATGCCCTCGAGGGGGGCGCGCAAGGTCTCCTGGTGGTGACGTGTCCCCGGGGAGATTGCCGCCTTGCCCAAGGCAACTACCGCGCGGAGATACGGATGCTAACCGTCCAACGGCTGCTGGAGGAAATCGGCCTCGAGCCGCAAAGGGCCGCGCTTCTCCAGTGTGGACCGCAAGATAACCTCGAAAACCTCATCCAAGGTGCGGTAAAGGATTTGTGTGCGCTGCGGGAGAGTCCGCTTTGCACGGCGCGGCAACCCGTTTCAGAGGCCACGACAGATACGGCAACGTGA
- a CDS encoding alpha/beta fold hydrolase, which produces MQKRYVFAWCVLALTVHCWSFCEEAGPYPRVSRDAFEARLPFFAYDKDIPVDGRIVLQKEEAHSIRYKLVFRGVQGFLVPGYLEIPESATKPYPLVVLLHGWSGGKDNWWEKKNYISGSEMRTALLKSGYAVLAFDAAAHGERSNEIDYLHVNTYEDPAAPPRRNYFSIPEIVIQTVKDCRRALDYMEERGDIDMSRVGLVGYSMGGVNTMLLLAIEPRIKMGVACVPPWYNAAWKPVEPVDYTWGLGDKPLLMLLGRMDEFYTEGQIEASRKAYLNLDTTKTIWYDTDHQLTPRYVHDALAWVKRYL; this is translated from the coding sequence ATGCAAAAGCGTTATGTCTTCGCGTGGTGTGTCTTGGCCTTGACGGTTCATTGCTGGTCTTTCTGCGAAGAGGCCGGGCCCTATCCCCGTGTGTCGCGGGATGCCTTCGAGGCCCGGCTGCCATTCTTTGCCTATGATAAGGATATTCCGGTGGACGGACGCATCGTGCTCCAAAAAGAGGAAGCCCACTCAATACGATACAAACTGGTCTTTCGAGGGGTGCAAGGGTTTCTGGTACCCGGCTACCTCGAGATTCCTGAGAGTGCCACAAAACCATATCCCCTGGTCGTGCTGCTGCACGGTTGGAGCGGGGGAAAGGACAATTGGTGGGAAAAGAAGAATTACATCAGCGGCTCGGAAATGCGCACCGCCTTGCTCAAATCCGGCTATGCCGTCTTGGCGTTTGATGCCGCCGCCCATGGCGAACGCAGCAATGAAATCGACTATCTTCACGTCAACACCTACGAAGATCCCGCCGCGCCCCCGCGCCGGAACTATTTTTCTATTCCCGAGATCGTGATTCAAACGGTGAAAGACTGCCGCCGGGCATTGGATTACATGGAAGAACGGGGCGATATCGACATGAGCCGGGTGGGCTTGGTGGGCTATAGCATGGGCGGCGTCAACACCATGCTGCTCCTGGCCATTGAACCCCGTATCAAAATGGGGGTCGCTTGCGTGCCTCCCTGGTACAACGCGGCGTGGAAACCCGTAGAGCCCGTTGATTACACGTGGGGTCTTGGAGATAAGCCGCTACTGATGCTCTTGGGACGCATGGACGAATTCTACACGGAAGGACAGATCGAGGCCTCACGCAAGGCTTACCTCAACCTCGACACTACCAAGACCATCTGGTACGACACGGATCACCAGCTCACACCCCGCTATGTCCACGATGCCTTGGCATGGGTGAAGCGCTATCTCTAG
- a CDS encoding cation-translocating P-type ATPase produces the protein MSDTPSTGFTGLSEEEAQKRLRTEGYNELPSGKKRNLFRIALDVALEPMFLLLIVCGVIYLFLGEATDATMLLAFVFLIIGITLYQELKTERALEALRDLSSPRALVVRDGVEKRIVGREVVRGDLLVLVEGDRVPADAVLIQSSYLSVDESLLTGESVPVRKTTGPDLAEMGRPGGDGQPFLFSGTLVVKGRGIGTVLATGPHTEMGKIGKALESVPHEKTPLRRQTSLLVRNFAIAGFLLCVLVVTVYGLTRGVWVDGILAGITLAMAMIPEEFPVVLSIFLALGAWRIAQKQVLTRRVPAVETLGAAAVLCVDKTGTLTQNIMTVNRLVVEGQEVKVDGEELPEIVHELVEFSILASHANPFDPMEKAFLRLGEQHLSNTEHLHEDWVLEHEYPLSEHLLAMSHVWRSATSETRMIAAKGAPEAIADLCHFTEPQWLRLADQIDGLAREGLRVLAVAKACFNTAVVSEDQHDFDFRFLGLVGFADPLRLPVPDAVRECYTAGIRVIMITGDYPATAQKIARQIGLTPHDRYITGLELESMNDQELAERIGTVSIFARVVPEQKLRIVTALKASGAVVAMTGDGVNDAPALKAADIGIAMGGRGTDVAREAAALVLLDDDFSSIVQAVRLGRRIFDNLKKAISYILAVHVPIAGLSLLPVLFKWPLILLPVHVVFLEMIIDPACSIVFEVEPEEKDVMKRKPRNPAEPLLSRDRLMLSLLQGVGVLTIVLAVFAISTQRGQTENEARTLTFATLVTGNIGLILVNRSWSRSILEILRTPNSAVWWVIGGAVVFLGIVVYVPVLRAAFHFAPLHATDVAIALSAGLASILWFEAVKAFRRKSVV, from the coding sequence GGTGATTTATCTTTTTCTCGGTGAGGCCACGGATGCCACGATGCTGCTGGCATTTGTCTTCCTCATTATCGGAATTACCCTCTACCAGGAACTAAAGACGGAGCGTGCGCTAGAGGCGTTGCGAGACCTGTCGAGTCCGCGGGCATTGGTCGTCCGGGATGGCGTGGAGAAGCGGATTGTCGGGCGCGAGGTGGTTCGGGGCGACCTCCTCGTCTTGGTAGAGGGGGACCGTGTTCCCGCTGATGCCGTGTTGATTCAGAGCAGCTACCTCTCCGTCGACGAATCGCTGCTGACCGGAGAATCGGTTCCGGTGCGCAAGACAACCGGACCAGATCTTGCCGAGATGGGGCGTCCGGGCGGAGACGGCCAACCGTTCTTGTTCTCCGGGACGCTGGTCGTGAAGGGGCGTGGCATCGGGACGGTGCTGGCGACCGGGCCCCACACCGAAATGGGCAAAATCGGCAAGGCGTTGGAGTCCGTCCCACACGAAAAGACCCCGCTACGCCGGCAGACCAGCCTGCTCGTCCGGAATTTCGCCATTGCAGGCTTTCTCCTCTGCGTATTGGTGGTGACGGTCTATGGTCTGACGCGAGGGGTGTGGGTGGACGGAATCCTTGCGGGTATCACCCTCGCCATGGCCATGATTCCAGAAGAGTTTCCGGTCGTTCTGTCTATCTTCCTCGCTCTCGGGGCGTGGCGTATCGCACAGAAGCAGGTGCTGACACGGCGTGTGCCCGCGGTAGAGACGCTGGGGGCGGCTGCCGTGCTTTGCGTCGACAAGACGGGGACATTGACGCAAAACATCATGACGGTCAACAGACTTGTCGTCGAGGGTCAGGAAGTCAAAGTGGATGGCGAAGAATTGCCGGAAATCGTTCACGAACTTGTCGAGTTCAGCATTCTTGCGAGCCATGCGAACCCGTTCGATCCCATGGAGAAAGCGTTTCTTCGGTTAGGTGAACAGCACCTCAGTAACACCGAGCATCTCCATGAAGACTGGGTTCTTGAGCACGAGTACCCTTTGTCGGAACATCTTCTCGCGATGTCACACGTCTGGAGATCCGCGACCTCCGAGACACGCATGATCGCGGCTAAAGGGGCCCCGGAGGCAATCGCGGACCTCTGCCATTTCACGGAGCCTCAATGGTTGCGGCTGGCAGACCAGATCGATGGGCTCGCACGGGAAGGATTGCGTGTCCTGGCCGTAGCGAAAGCCTGCTTCAACACGGCGGTCGTGTCTGAAGACCAACATGATTTTGATTTTCGGTTTCTAGGACTTGTCGGATTTGCCGATCCGCTGCGCCTTCCGGTTCCCGACGCCGTTCGCGAGTGTTACACCGCGGGAATTCGCGTAATTATGATCACGGGAGACTATCCCGCCACGGCGCAGAAGATCGCCAGACAGATCGGGTTGACGCCGCACGACCGGTACATCACAGGGCTTGAACTGGAGTCCATGAATGACCAGGAACTCGCCGAACGCATCGGAACTGTCAGCATATTTGCCCGGGTCGTTCCCGAGCAGAAACTACGCATAGTGACAGCGCTCAAGGCGAGTGGCGCCGTTGTGGCCATGACGGGGGACGGCGTGAACGATGCCCCGGCCTTGAAGGCTGCGGACATCGGGATCGCCATGGGCGGGCGCGGCACAGACGTCGCCCGTGAAGCGGCGGCATTGGTCCTCTTGGACGATGACTTCTCGAGCATCGTGCAGGCTGTGCGCCTGGGCCGGCGCATCTTCGACAACCTGAAAAAGGCTATCTCCTATATCCTTGCCGTTCACGTGCCGATTGCCGGGCTCTCCCTGTTGCCGGTGCTGTTCAAGTGGCCGTTGATACTCCTGCCGGTGCACGTGGTCTTCCTCGAGATGATTATCGACCCCGCATGTTCGATCGTCTTCGAAGTCGAGCCGGAAGAAAAAGACGTGATGAAGCGGAAGCCGCGAAATCCGGCAGAACCCCTGTTAAGCAGGGACAGGCTCATGTTAAGCCTTTTACAGGGTGTGGGAGTCCTCACGATCGTATTGGCCGTATTTGCCATTTCCACCCAGCGGGGACAGACGGAAAACGAAGCGCGCACTTTGACGTTCGCCACGCTTGTCACCGGCAATATCGGGCTAATCCTGGTCAACCGTTCATGGTCGCGGAGCATCCTGGAGATCCTCCGCACGCCGAACAGCGCTGTCTGGTGGGTCATTGGCGGCGCCGTCGTCTTTCTCGGAATCGTTGTCTATGTGCCGGTTCTCCGGGCCGCATTTCACTTCGCCCCGCTCCATGCAACCGACGTCGCCATCGCGCTGTCGGCTGGCTTAGCGAGCATTCTCTGGTTTGAGGCAGTGAAGGCTTTTCGACGCAAATCCGTGGTCTGA